In Monodelphis domestica isolate mMonDom1 chromosome 4, mMonDom1.pri, whole genome shotgun sequence, one DNA window encodes the following:
- the SYNC gene encoding syncoilin isoform X2: protein MASAEEPREGGPSGEEAGAAAAGLERDSGAEDSASLQEKKFEFLQKEEAVNPEMTLSLQGTMHLEDILYFGATDDADDTLYVEETLNSEEEGEPEEPLYVREMDTPEEMLYVRETVTPETPLNQEETVPPEETLYVRETVHPERLKQEETITPDKTERDEPEMLNPEEINTQGERASPEENLASKESLSVEDSLSPEELELLEGRFQQCIEAVSQLEEERDRLIHELVLLREPVLQEVQKVHQDILAAYKLHAQGELECDGLREEIRMVKQKLFKVTKECVAYQYQLECRQKEVAQFATCQDELTTRIAQLSEELTQLKDTYEKQKGQFRQQLEAPRGQGDSHFLQESRRLSAEFESFMAESRQGLEEEYEPQLMRLLERKDAGAKALQKTQAEIQVMKEALRPLQAEVRQLSLQNRNLEDQLLLVRQKRDEEVQQYKEQMEEMEDRQRHLKSRVQVQQQKNKEMEELRISLTEELSIYKNCLEIYGRLCNPETKDKISY, encoded by the exons ATGGCCAGCGCGGAGGAGCCCCGGGAGGGCGGCCCCAGCGGGGAAGAAGCTGGAGCCGCTGCTGCTGGCCTGGAGAG AGACTCAGGGGCAGAGGACAGTGCTTCACTCCAAGAGAAGAAATTTGAATTTCTGCAAAAAGAAGAGGCTGTGAACCCAGAGATGACCCTGTCCCTCCAGGGAACCATGCACCTAGAGGACATTCTCTACTTTGGAGCCACAGATGATGCTGATGACACACTGTATGTAGAAGAGACTCTGAACTCAGAAGAGGAGGGTGAGCCAGAGGAGCCTCTGTATGTAAGGGAGATGGACACTCCAGAGGAGATGCTGTATGTGAGGGAAACAGTTACCCCAGAGACGCCCCTAAACCAAGAGGAGACAGTCCCCCCAGAAGAGACACTGTATGTGAGGGAAACAGTCCACCCAGAGAGACTGAAGCAGGAAGAGACAATTACTCCAGACAAGACCGAAAGAGATGAGCCGGAGATGCTGAACCCAGAGGAGATAAACACACAGGGGGAGAGAGCAAGCCCAGAGGAAAACCTTGCCTCCAAGGAGAGCCTCAGTGTCGAGGACAGCCTGAGTCCAGAGGAATTGGAGTTGCTGGAAGGCCGTTTCCAGCAATGCATTGAAGCTGTATCCCAGTTGGAGGAGGAGCGGGACCGTCTCATCCACGAGCTGGTGTTGCTTCGAGAGCCGGTTCTACAGGAGGTACAGAAGGTCCACCAGGACATTCTGGCCGCCTACAAGCTACATGCCCAGGGGGAATTGGAGTGCGATGGGCTAAGGGAGGAGATCCGGATGGTGAAGCAAAAGCTGTTCAAAGTGACAAAAGAATGCGTAGCCTACCAGTACCAGCTTGAGTGCCGGCAGAAGGAGGTCGCCCAGTTTGCTACCTGCCAGGACGAGCTCACCACTCGCATTGCCCAGCTATCTGAGGAGCTGACACAACTCAAAGATACGTACGAGAAACAGAAAGGCCAGTTTCGGCAGCAGCTAGAAGCCCCCCGGGGTCAGGGGGACAGCCATTTTCTACAGGAGAGCAGGAGGCTCTCTGCTGAGTTTGAGAGTTTTATGGCGGAAAGCCGCCAGGGCCTGGAAGAAGAGTATGAACCCCAACTTATGCGACTCCTGGAGAGGAAGGATGCTGGAGCAAAGGCACTGCAGAAAACACAGGCAGAGATTCAGGTGATGAAGGAGGCCTTGAGACCGCTTCAAGCAGAGGTCAGACAACTCAGTTTGCAAAATAGGAACCTGGAAGACCAGCTCTTGCTTGTGAGACAGAAGCGAGATGAGGAAGTACAGCAGTACAAG gaacagatggaagaaatggAAGACAGACAGAGGCATCTGAAAAGCAGGGTACAAGTTCAGCAGCAGAAGAACAAAGAGATGGAGGAGCTAAGGATCAGCCTCACCGAAGAGCTCTCTATTTATAA GAACTGTTTAGAAATCTATGGCCGACTCTGTAACCcagaaacaaaagacaaaatctCTTACTGA
- the SYNC gene encoding syncoilin isoform X1 has translation MASAEEPREGGPSGEEAGAAAAGLERDSGAEDSASLQEKKFEFLQKEEAVNPEMTLSLQGTMHLEDILYFGATDDADDTLYVEETLNSEEEGEPEEPLYVREMDTPEEMLYVRETVTPETPLNQEETVPPEETLYVRETVHPERLKQEETITPDKTERDEPEMLNPEEINTQGERASPEENLASKESLSVEDSLSPEELELLEGRFQQCIEAVSQLEEERDRLIHELVLLREPVLQEVQKVHQDILAAYKLHAQGELECDGLREEIRMVKQKLFKVTKECVAYQYQLECRQKEVAQFATCQDELTTRIAQLSEELTQLKDTYEKQKGQFRQQLEAPRGQGDSHFLQESRRLSAEFESFMAESRQGLEEEYEPQLMRLLERKDAGAKALQKTQAEIQVMKEALRPLQAEVRQLSLQNRNLEDQLLLVRQKRDEEVQQYKEQMEEMEDRQRHLKSRVQVQQQKNKEMEELRISLTEELSIYKAMLSQKPEQLEAPTDQGTGKETQSQGTV, from the exons ATGGCCAGCGCGGAGGAGCCCCGGGAGGGCGGCCCCAGCGGGGAAGAAGCTGGAGCCGCTGCTGCTGGCCTGGAGAG AGACTCAGGGGCAGAGGACAGTGCTTCACTCCAAGAGAAGAAATTTGAATTTCTGCAAAAAGAAGAGGCTGTGAACCCAGAGATGACCCTGTCCCTCCAGGGAACCATGCACCTAGAGGACATTCTCTACTTTGGAGCCACAGATGATGCTGATGACACACTGTATGTAGAAGAGACTCTGAACTCAGAAGAGGAGGGTGAGCCAGAGGAGCCTCTGTATGTAAGGGAGATGGACACTCCAGAGGAGATGCTGTATGTGAGGGAAACAGTTACCCCAGAGACGCCCCTAAACCAAGAGGAGACAGTCCCCCCAGAAGAGACACTGTATGTGAGGGAAACAGTCCACCCAGAGAGACTGAAGCAGGAAGAGACAATTACTCCAGACAAGACCGAAAGAGATGAGCCGGAGATGCTGAACCCAGAGGAGATAAACACACAGGGGGAGAGAGCAAGCCCAGAGGAAAACCTTGCCTCCAAGGAGAGCCTCAGTGTCGAGGACAGCCTGAGTCCAGAGGAATTGGAGTTGCTGGAAGGCCGTTTCCAGCAATGCATTGAAGCTGTATCCCAGTTGGAGGAGGAGCGGGACCGTCTCATCCACGAGCTGGTGTTGCTTCGAGAGCCGGTTCTACAGGAGGTACAGAAGGTCCACCAGGACATTCTGGCCGCCTACAAGCTACATGCCCAGGGGGAATTGGAGTGCGATGGGCTAAGGGAGGAGATCCGGATGGTGAAGCAAAAGCTGTTCAAAGTGACAAAAGAATGCGTAGCCTACCAGTACCAGCTTGAGTGCCGGCAGAAGGAGGTCGCCCAGTTTGCTACCTGCCAGGACGAGCTCACCACTCGCATTGCCCAGCTATCTGAGGAGCTGACACAACTCAAAGATACGTACGAGAAACAGAAAGGCCAGTTTCGGCAGCAGCTAGAAGCCCCCCGGGGTCAGGGGGACAGCCATTTTCTACAGGAGAGCAGGAGGCTCTCTGCTGAGTTTGAGAGTTTTATGGCGGAAAGCCGCCAGGGCCTGGAAGAAGAGTATGAACCCCAACTTATGCGACTCCTGGAGAGGAAGGATGCTGGAGCAAAGGCACTGCAGAAAACACAGGCAGAGATTCAGGTGATGAAGGAGGCCTTGAGACCGCTTCAAGCAGAGGTCAGACAACTCAGTTTGCAAAATAGGAACCTGGAAGACCAGCTCTTGCTTGTGAGACAGAAGCGAGATGAGGAAGTACAGCAGTACAAG gaacagatggaagaaatggAAGACAGACAGAGGCATCTGAAAAGCAGGGTACAAGTTCAGCAGCAGAAGAACAAAGAGATGGAGGAGCTAAGGATCAGCCTCACCGAAGAGCTCTCTATTTATAA GGCCATGCTGTCCCAGAAGCCAGAGCAGCTCGAGGCACCCACTGATCAGGGAACTGGAAAGGAGACACAGTCTCAAG GAACTGTTTAG
- the SYNC gene encoding syncoilin isoform X3: MTLSLQGTMHLEDILYFGATDDADDTLYVEETLNSEEEGEPEEPLYVREMDTPEEMLYVRETVTPETPLNQEETVPPEETLYVRETVHPERLKQEETITPDKTERDEPEMLNPEEINTQGERASPEENLASKESLSVEDSLSPEELELLEGRFQQCIEAVSQLEEERDRLIHELVLLREPVLQEVQKVHQDILAAYKLHAQGELECDGLREEIRMVKQKLFKVTKECVAYQYQLECRQKEVAQFATCQDELTTRIAQLSEELTQLKDTYEKQKGQFRQQLEAPRGQGDSHFLQESRRLSAEFESFMAESRQGLEEEYEPQLMRLLERKDAGAKALQKTQAEIQVMKEALRPLQAEVRQLSLQNRNLEDQLLLVRQKRDEEVQQYKEQMEEMEDRQRHLKSRVQVQQQKNKEMEELRISLTEELSIYKAMLSQKPEQLEAPTDQGTGKETQSQGTV; this comes from the exons ATGACCCTGTCCCTCCAGGGAACCATGCACCTAGAGGACATTCTCTACTTTGGAGCCACAGATGATGCTGATGACACACTGTATGTAGAAGAGACTCTGAACTCAGAAGAGGAGGGTGAGCCAGAGGAGCCTCTGTATGTAAGGGAGATGGACACTCCAGAGGAGATGCTGTATGTGAGGGAAACAGTTACCCCAGAGACGCCCCTAAACCAAGAGGAGACAGTCCCCCCAGAAGAGACACTGTATGTGAGGGAAACAGTCCACCCAGAGAGACTGAAGCAGGAAGAGACAATTACTCCAGACAAGACCGAAAGAGATGAGCCGGAGATGCTGAACCCAGAGGAGATAAACACACAGGGGGAGAGAGCAAGCCCAGAGGAAAACCTTGCCTCCAAGGAGAGCCTCAGTGTCGAGGACAGCCTGAGTCCAGAGGAATTGGAGTTGCTGGAAGGCCGTTTCCAGCAATGCATTGAAGCTGTATCCCAGTTGGAGGAGGAGCGGGACCGTCTCATCCACGAGCTGGTGTTGCTTCGAGAGCCGGTTCTACAGGAGGTACAGAAGGTCCACCAGGACATTCTGGCCGCCTACAAGCTACATGCCCAGGGGGAATTGGAGTGCGATGGGCTAAGGGAGGAGATCCGGATGGTGAAGCAAAAGCTGTTCAAAGTGACAAAAGAATGCGTAGCCTACCAGTACCAGCTTGAGTGCCGGCAGAAGGAGGTCGCCCAGTTTGCTACCTGCCAGGACGAGCTCACCACTCGCATTGCCCAGCTATCTGAGGAGCTGACACAACTCAAAGATACGTACGAGAAACAGAAAGGCCAGTTTCGGCAGCAGCTAGAAGCCCCCCGGGGTCAGGGGGACAGCCATTTTCTACAGGAGAGCAGGAGGCTCTCTGCTGAGTTTGAGAGTTTTATGGCGGAAAGCCGCCAGGGCCTGGAAGAAGAGTATGAACCCCAACTTATGCGACTCCTGGAGAGGAAGGATGCTGGAGCAAAGGCACTGCAGAAAACACAGGCAGAGATTCAGGTGATGAAGGAGGCCTTGAGACCGCTTCAAGCAGAGGTCAGACAACTCAGTTTGCAAAATAGGAACCTGGAAGACCAGCTCTTGCTTGTGAGACAGAAGCGAGATGAGGAAGTACAGCAGTACAAG gaacagatggaagaaatggAAGACAGACAGAGGCATCTGAAAAGCAGGGTACAAGTTCAGCAGCAGAAGAACAAAGAGATGGAGGAGCTAAGGATCAGCCTCACCGAAGAGCTCTCTATTTATAA GGCCATGCTGTCCCAGAAGCCAGAGCAGCTCGAGGCACCCACTGATCAGGGAACTGGAAAGGAGACACAGTCTCAAG GAACTGTTTAG